In Niallia sp. FSL W8-0635, one genomic interval encodes:
- the ppc gene encoding phosphoenolpyruvate carboxylase, with protein MTTTIKGNESSLPLRKDVKHLGKILGEVLIHHGGQELLEKVEIIRKLSKELRETNNEHTYNQLKLEMEKLDKPVRRQVIRAFSKYFHLVNVAELNHRIRRRREYQLSQEKGVQPFSIDRAIMAFKQKNLSEETIQEVLNTLSLELIITAHPTESTKRTILETQKRIATILKQLDNPMLTKKERQHLNEDLFEEITIMWQTDELRQERPTVMDEVRNGLYYFEQTLFDVLPEIHQEVQDALHENYPNFDWKVPNFLWFGSWIGGDRDGNPNVTPDVTWQTLHKQNELVIKKYIEAIDELMKKFSHSTNRVKVSSKLIQSIMEEEQLYLTPEKKWPVEKEAYRRKFSIILERLKEYGKSDKGYVKAEELLEDLFLIQESFALHQPKAHQQKDLQKMIRQVQLFGFHLATLDIRNHSGEHEAAIDEILRKVGISKDYKNLPENEKLRLLESVLNDPRPILLLNEDYSKETQEMIRTFTMIREAHKKFGERAINVYLISMTRSPSDILEVLVLAKEAGIYRLHADGTVESHLNVAPLLETIEDLIAGPEIVETLFRMPVYREHLRQHNDQQEIMLGYSDGSKDGGTLTANWKLFKAQREIHEMASNYQIGLKFFHGRGGSLGRGGGPLNKSILSQPAETLGDGVKITEQGEVLSSRYLLEDIAYRSLEQATSTLLMAIAHISKDISEHKEERNLWENCMEEISAISLAKYQSLVFNDPDFMTYFKEATPLTEIGNLKIGSRPMSRKNKTTFENLRAIPWVFAWTQSRQLLPAWYASGTGLSEFANQKQGNIDILKQMYAKWPFFRSTIDNLQMALMKADLTTAREYSSLVENEAIGNRIYQNIKEEYDKTKAILLEISGIEELLDHTPSIQESVYRRNPYVDPLNFFQVELIKQLREQEVPDKELMNQVLLTINGIAAGLRNTG; from the coding sequence ATGACAACAACGATAAAAGGAAATGAGAGCAGTTTACCTTTACGCAAAGATGTCAAACACCTTGGCAAAATTCTTGGTGAAGTACTTATCCACCATGGTGGCCAAGAATTATTAGAAAAGGTAGAGATTATTCGTAAGTTATCAAAGGAACTGCGCGAAACAAATAATGAACATACATATAATCAATTGAAGCTCGAAATGGAAAAATTGGATAAACCTGTACGTCGTCAAGTTATTCGTGCGTTTTCGAAATATTTCCATTTAGTGAATGTTGCTGAATTGAATCATCGAATTCGTCGTAGAAGAGAGTATCAGTTAAGTCAAGAAAAAGGTGTGCAACCATTTTCTATTGATCGCGCCATTATGGCATTTAAACAAAAGAATTTATCGGAAGAAACCATTCAAGAAGTGTTAAATACACTTTCATTAGAATTAATCATTACAGCACATCCAACTGAATCAACGAAACGTACAATTCTAGAAACTCAAAAAAGAATTGCGACTATCTTAAAACAACTTGATAATCCGATGTTGACCAAGAAAGAACGACAACATTTAAATGAAGATCTTTTTGAAGAAATTACGATCATGTGGCAAACGGATGAACTTCGCCAAGAGCGCCCTACTGTAATGGATGAAGTAAGAAATGGGCTGTATTATTTTGAGCAAACATTGTTTGATGTTCTGCCAGAAATCCACCAAGAAGTTCAGGATGCACTTCATGAAAATTATCCTAACTTTGATTGGAAAGTTCCTAATTTCCTATGGTTTGGTTCTTGGATCGGAGGAGATCGAGATGGTAATCCAAATGTAACACCAGATGTTACATGGCAAACACTTCATAAGCAAAATGAATTAGTTATTAAGAAATATATTGAAGCAATTGATGAATTAATGAAAAAATTTAGTCATTCAACAAATCGTGTTAAAGTTAGTTCGAAGTTAATTCAATCCATCATGGAGGAAGAGCAGCTTTATTTGACACCTGAAAAGAAATGGCCTGTTGAAAAAGAAGCTTATCGAAGAAAATTTTCAATTATTTTGGAAAGATTAAAAGAATATGGAAAATCTGATAAAGGCTACGTAAAAGCGGAAGAATTATTGGAAGATTTATTTCTAATTCAAGAAAGCTTTGCGTTACATCAGCCGAAAGCTCATCAACAAAAGGATTTACAAAAAATGATTCGTCAAGTGCAATTGTTTGGTTTCCATTTAGCAACATTGGATATTCGCAATCATAGCGGAGAACATGAAGCGGCAATTGATGAGATTTTGCGTAAAGTTGGAATTTCGAAAGATTATAAAAACTTACCAGAAAATGAAAAATTACGATTACTTGAATCTGTTTTAAATGATCCAAGACCTATTCTTTTGTTAAACGAGGACTACTCGAAAGAAACACAAGAAATGATTCGTACTTTTACGATGATTAGGGAAGCACACAAGAAATTTGGAGAGCGTGCGATTAATGTCTATTTAATAAGTATGACACGTTCACCAAGCGATATTCTCGAAGTGCTTGTATTAGCAAAGGAAGCAGGGATTTATCGTTTACATGCGGACGGTACAGTTGAAAGTCATTTAAATGTTGCACCTTTATTAGAAACAATCGAAGATTTAATTGCAGGTCCAGAAATTGTTGAAACGCTATTCCGTATGCCGGTTTATCGAGAGCATTTAAGACAGCATAATGACCAACAGGAGATTATGCTAGGCTACTCAGATGGCAGTAAGGACGGGGGAACGTTGACTGCGAACTGGAAGCTATTTAAAGCGCAACGAGAAATTCACGAAATGGCAAGTAATTATCAAATTGGCTTGAAGTTTTTCCATGGTCGCGGAGGTTCTCTGGGTCGTGGTGGCGGACCGTTAAATAAAAGTATTCTTTCTCAACCAGCTGAAACATTAGGTGATGGGGTTAAGATTACAGAACAAGGGGAAGTATTATCCTCCCGATATTTATTAGAGGATATCGCTTACCGAAGCTTAGAGCAAGCAACATCTACGTTGCTTATGGCTATCGCCCATATTTCAAAGGACATCAGCGAACATAAAGAGGAGCGAAATCTGTGGGAAAATTGCATGGAAGAAATATCAGCTATTTCTCTTGCAAAATATCAATCATTAGTATTTAATGATCCGGATTTTATGACATATTTTAAAGAAGCTACTCCGTTAACAGAGATTGGCAATCTGAAAATTGGTTCTCGCCCGATGAGCAGAAAAAATAAAACAACATTTGAAAATTTACGTGCTATTCCATGGGTATTTGCATGGACGCAAAGCAGACAATTACTGCCAGCTTGGTATGCTTCTGGTACAGGTCTTTCTGAATTTGCTAATCAAAAGCAAGGCAATATTGATATTCTGAAGCAAATGTACGCTAAATGGCCATTCTTCCGTTCAACAATCGATAATTTGCAAATGGCCTTAATGAAAGCAGATCTAACAACAGCTAGAGAGTATTCCTCCCTTGTAGAAAATGAAGCGATTGGGAATCGCATTTATCAAAATATTAAAGAGGAATACGATAAAACAAAGGCAATC
- a CDS encoding iron-sulfur cluster assembly accessory protein, which produces MKVKINRHAVKVLNQMLDKAEEGEMIRVYITENHGNHAHYDLKLDKQTEHDEVVQSDKDIPILLDTRDAEFLDGVWIQYFHVPQPGFTIYNPAKEHHHH; this is translated from the coding sequence ATGAAAGTCAAAATAAACAGACACGCGGTAAAAGTACTCAATCAAATGCTAGATAAGGCGGAAGAAGGGGAAATGATTCGTGTATACATAACAGAGAATCATGGAAACCATGCTCATTACGATTTGAAATTGGACAAACAGACCGAGCATGATGAAGTTGTTCAATCTGATAAGGACATTCCAATTTTATTGGATACAAGAGATGCGGAATTCTTAGATGGTGTGTGGATTCAATATTTCCATGTTCCACAGCCTGGTTTTACTATTTACAATCCGGCTAAAGAGCATCATCATCATTAA
- a CDS encoding YitT family protein — translation MKKIAVMMFGCFITSFGLYLLKGSAIVTGGTAGLALSVSYLLPISFSILFTLINIPFYILSYFKMGKQFTFSTILAVSLVTIFSYLLPIIFPPLAFYPLVGSIIGGFIIGIGTIILFMNGSSLGGAQILSITLQKQFNWNMGKTNFIFDTIVILIGLYSVGLLRGIYSIVSVFIISFMMSTFKEKIAHRNTSKNNGDNVTPVIKTQSV, via the coding sequence TTGAAAAAAATCGCAGTTATGATGTTTGGATGTTTCATTACATCATTTGGTTTGTATTTATTAAAAGGTTCGGCCATTGTCACTGGAGGAACAGCAGGACTTGCATTAAGTGTATCTTATTTGCTACCTATTTCCTTTTCCATTTTATTTACCTTGATAAACATCCCATTTTATATTTTATCTTACTTTAAAATGGGCAAACAATTTACTTTCTCAACTATTTTAGCTGTATCTTTAGTCACCATATTTTCTTATCTTCTTCCCATCATTTTTCCGCCACTAGCCTTTTATCCATTAGTAGGCTCGATTATCGGTGGATTCATTATTGGAATTGGAACCATTATTTTGTTTATGAATGGCTCGTCTTTAGGAGGAGCACAAATTCTGTCTATTACCCTGCAAAAACAATTTAATTGGAATATGGGAAAAACGAATTTTATTTTTGATACAATCGTTATTTTAATCGGCTTGTACAGTGTTGGATTACTAAGAGGTATATACAGCATAGTATCGGTGTTTATTATTTCCTTTATGATGAGCACTTTTAAGGAAAAAATCGCACATCGAAATACAAGCAAGAACAACGGAGACAATGTTACTCCCGTAATTAAAACGCAGTCAGTTTAA
- a CDS encoding Lrp/AsnC family transcriptional regulator yields MDKVDIQLLKILQEDARITVSDLSKKLALSRPSVSERLLRLQEKGIILEFSARISPAKLGRETLLFIQISELKEEPHAFEEFIKTETDIIECHRVTGPVSYTIKAAVSGIDGMRNLVDRLIPYGAINTSVILASPVPYRHILPNEQPED; encoded by the coding sequence ATGGATAAAGTTGACATACAATTACTGAAAATTTTACAGGAAGATGCAAGAATTACTGTAAGTGATTTATCCAAAAAATTAGCTTTAAGCCGTCCAAGTGTGTCTGAAAGATTGTTGCGTCTGCAAGAAAAAGGAATCATCTTAGAGTTCAGCGCGAGAATATCTCCTGCAAAGCTAGGCAGAGAAACACTTTTATTCATTCAAATTAGTGAATTGAAAGAAGAACCACATGCCTTTGAGGAATTTATCAAAACGGAAACGGATATTATTGAATGCCACCGTGTAACCGGTCCTGTCAGCTATACAATAAAAGCAGCTGTTTCCGGCATAGATGGAATGAGAAACTTAGTGGATCGTCTTATCCCCTATGGAGCAATTAATACATCTGTCATTTTAGCATCCCCTGTTCCGTACAGACATATCTTACCAAACGAGCAACCAGAAGATTAA
- a CDS encoding HAD family hydrolase, whose protein sequence is MTIKAILFDLDDTLLWDKKSVQDAFLKTCKLAEEKYNISAEHLEAAVRKEARGLYEGYDTYAFTKMIGINPFEGLWGEFLEEHASFPKMREIIPTYRKEAWTKGLLALGIDDPLFGEKLAQAFPSFRKQSPYVYEETFSILDQLKGKYSLLLLTNGSPHLQNTKLSITPEIAPYFDHIVISGDFGKGKPDTSIFEHAVSLLGVEKSECLMVGDNLMTDILGANETGIKSVWINREHVVKKEVLPTYEIHHLHDLLPLLEKEK, encoded by the coding sequence ATGACAATTAAAGCAATTCTATTTGATTTAGATGACACGTTATTATGGGATAAAAAAAGTGTGCAAGATGCTTTTTTGAAGACATGTAAGCTTGCGGAAGAAAAATACAATATTTCTGCCGAGCATCTAGAAGCAGCGGTTCGGAAAGAGGCAAGAGGTCTATATGAAGGATATGATACATATGCTTTTACGAAAATGATTGGTATAAATCCATTTGAGGGACTATGGGGAGAATTTCTAGAAGAACATGCTTCATTCCCAAAAATGAGGGAGATAATCCCTACTTATCGAAAAGAGGCATGGACAAAAGGATTGCTCGCATTAGGAATTGATGATCCTTTATTTGGAGAGAAGTTAGCACAAGCTTTTCCCTCATTTAGAAAGCAATCTCCTTATGTCTATGAAGAAACATTTTCTATTTTAGATCAATTAAAGGGGAAATATTCCTTATTATTATTAACAAATGGTTCCCCTCATTTGCAAAATACAAAGCTATCTATCACACCAGAAATTGCTCCTTATTTTGATCATATTGTCATTTCCGGTGATTTCGGAAAAGGGAAGCCGGATACGTCCATCTTTGAACATGCCGTTTCTTTATTAGGGGTAGAAAAGTCGGAATGTTTAATGGTAGGAGATAATTTAATGACCGATATTTTAGGTGCGAATGAAACGGGAATTAAGTCAGTCTGGATTAATCGTGAGCATGTAGTAAAAAAGGAAGTCCTCCCTACTTATGAAATTCATCATCTTCATGATTTATTGCCTTTATTGGAGAAGGAAAAATAA
- a CDS encoding class I SAM-dependent rRNA methyltransferase — MDIVTVKIETSFEKNVQNGNPLLYKDAIATSMNLEEGQVIDVVTKQNKFIGRGYYAIQNKGIGWILTREKNVPIDSAFFEQHLKKAIDKRAPYFKDSQTTAFRVFNGEGDGIGGFTVDLYNNYLLIQWYSIGIYKYKSWIVDSLQKLLDVDGIYEKKRFDHNGTYLEDDDFVSGKKADFPLDILENGVKYAVNLNEGAMTGIFLDQRDVRKTIRDKYAQGKTVLNTFSYTGAFSVAAAVGGSLSTTSVDLANRSKQKTADNFLLNNIDLTSQKIIVEDVFHYFKYAVKKQLSFDMVILDPPSFARSKKHTFRAAKDYTNLLKEAIAITNTGGIIVASTNCATFDMKKFKSFIDAAFSHQKERYQIVEQFGLPNDFANIKEVKESNYLKVVFIKKLK, encoded by the coding sequence ATGGATATTGTAACAGTAAAAATTGAAACATCGTTTGAAAAAAACGTACAAAATGGAAATCCCTTACTATATAAAGACGCAATTGCTACTAGCATGAATCTAGAAGAAGGGCAAGTAATCGATGTTGTAACAAAACAGAATAAGTTTATTGGCAGAGGTTATTATGCCATTCAAAATAAAGGAATTGGCTGGATTTTAACGAGAGAGAAAAATGTTCCTATTGATAGTGCTTTTTTTGAGCAGCATTTGAAGAAAGCGATTGATAAAAGAGCTCCCTATTTTAAAGATTCACAGACAACTGCTTTTCGCGTTTTTAATGGAGAAGGCGATGGAATTGGCGGCTTCACTGTTGACCTCTATAACAATTATCTTTTAATACAATGGTACAGTATTGGTATTTATAAATATAAAAGTTGGATTGTGGATTCTTTACAAAAGTTATTAGATGTAGACGGTATTTATGAGAAAAAAAGATTTGATCATAATGGTACATATTTAGAAGATGATGATTTTGTTAGTGGGAAAAAAGCTGACTTTCCTTTGGACATTTTAGAAAATGGTGTTAAATACGCGGTAAATTTAAACGAAGGGGCAATGACAGGAATCTTCTTAGATCAAAGAGATGTTCGTAAAACCATTCGCGACAAATACGCGCAAGGGAAAACCGTATTAAATACATTCTCTTATACTGGCGCATTTTCCGTAGCGGCAGCAGTTGGAGGGAGTTTATCAACAACGAGCGTCGATTTAGCGAATCGTTCAAAGCAAAAAACAGCGGATAATTTCTTGCTAAATAACATAGATTTAACCAGTCAAAAAATTATAGTAGAAGATGTTTTTCATTATTTTAAATATGCTGTGAAAAAGCAGCTTTCGTTTGATATGGTTATTCTTGATCCGCCAAGCTTTGCTCGATCAAAAAAACATACCTTTCGGGCAGCAAAGGATTATACCAATTTATTAAAGGAAGCAATTGCGATTACGAATACCGGTGGAATCATCGTCGCTTCTACTAATTGTGCTACCTTTGATATGAAAAAGTTCAAAAGCTTTATTGATGCAGCATTCTCTCATCAAAAAGAAAGATATCAAATAGTTGAGCAATTTGGCTTACCAAATGATTTTGCCAATATAAAAGAAGTAAAAGAGAGTAATTACTTAAAGGTCGTTTTTATAAAAAAACTTAAATGA
- the clpP gene encoding ATP-dependent Clp endopeptidase proteolytic subunit ClpP — translation MSTIPYVIEQSAGGERSYDIYSRLLKDRIIMLGDEINDQVANNIVAQLLFLAAENPDKDISLYINCPGGSTSAGFAIYDTMHYIKPDVRTICTGMAASFGALLLLAGAKGKRYALPNSEIMIHQPLGGTRGQATEIEISAKRIIKLKSHINHIIAEKTGQSIEKIANDTERDYFMSAEEAKSYGIVDEIIIAK, via the coding sequence ATGAGTACGATTCCTTATGTTATTGAACAGTCAGCAGGCGGAGAAAGGTCCTATGATATTTACTCACGTTTATTAAAGGATAGAATTATCATGCTTGGGGATGAGATCAATGATCAAGTTGCCAATAATATTGTCGCACAATTGTTATTTCTGGCAGCCGAGAACCCAGATAAAGATATCTCCTTATATATAAATTGTCCAGGTGGCTCGACTTCTGCTGGTTTTGCTATTTATGATACGATGCACTATATTAAACCAGATGTTCGCACGATTTGTACCGGAATGGCTGCTTCATTTGGTGCATTATTGCTCCTCGCAGGTGCAAAAGGGAAAAGATATGCCTTGCCGAATAGTGAAATTATGATTCATCAGCCATTAGGAGGTACAAGAGGGCAAGCGACAGAAATTGAAATATCTGCCAAAAGAATAATAAAGCTTAAAAGTCATATTAATCACATCATTGCAGAGAAAACTGGGCAGTCTATCGAAAAAATTGCAAATGACACGGAAAGAGATTATTTTATGAGTGCAGAAGAAGCGAAAAGCTATGGGATTGTGGATGAGATAATTATTGCAAAGTAA
- a CDS encoding sigma factor-like helix-turn-helix DNA-binding protein: protein MMGREFPHIKELYRKLDHYCQYLSMDKWEREDLIQDSLLKAIENYHEKDITPALLKKIANNQRIDKIRKKKEIVGIDVKEIGTEKSSLTSMILAEYLAEKLTLKQGIVYMLVEGFQFRLKEVGELLNITETAVKSILFRARNQLKNEDSTWKVNQDEKRKAIRLMYYEVLKMEDPAILIDSIYKEMVLAERVKKYPTCNAMLKVAS from the coding sequence ATGATGGGGAGGGAATTTCCACATATAAAGGAACTATATCGAAAACTTGATCATTATTGTCAGTATCTTTCAATGGACAAATGGGAACGGGAAGATTTAATCCAAGATTCTCTTTTGAAAGCAATCGAAAATTATCACGAGAAGGATATTACCCCTGCTTTACTAAAAAAAATTGCCAATAATCAGCGGATTGATAAGATAAGAAAAAAGAAAGAAATCGTTGGAATAGACGTTAAAGAAATCGGGACCGAAAAGAGTAGCTTAACATCCATGATTCTTGCAGAATATCTTGCAGAAAAGCTGACGCTAAAACAAGGGATTGTTTATATGCTTGTAGAAGGATTTCAATTTCGCTTGAAAGAAGTTGGAGAGCTATTAAATATAACAGAAACGGCCGTAAAATCAATTTTATTTAGGGCTAGGAATCAGTTGAAAAATGAAGATTCCACTTGGAAAGTCAATCAGGATGAAAAGAGAAAGGCAATTCGATTGATGTACTATGAAGTGTTAAAAATGGAAGATCCAGCTATTTTAATTGATTCCATCTATAAAGAAATGGTATTAGCGGAGCGAGTGAAAAAATATCCAACATGCAATGCGATGCTTAAGGTAGCATCGTAA
- a CDS encoding PadR family transcriptional regulator produces the protein MFDRELVKGSTSLILLHLLAEKDMYGYELVKEMEKRSDYTMQIKEGTLYPALHKLEKQKYMESFWKESEKGPARKYYRITEAGFQILEQKITEWKNFVQTIDKVIGR, from the coding sequence ATGTTCGACAGAGAATTAGTAAAAGGAAGTACCTCATTAATCCTTCTCCACCTATTAGCAGAAAAAGATATGTATGGATATGAACTTGTAAAAGAGATGGAGAAGAGAAGCGACTATACTATGCAGATTAAAGAAGGAACTTTATATCCTGCTCTACATAAATTGGAAAAACAAAAATATATGGAATCATTCTGGAAGGAATCTGAAAAAGGACCTGCAAGAAAGTACTATCGAATAACAGAGGCTGGTTTCCAAATTTTAGAACAAAAAATAACAGAATGGAAAAACTTCGTGCAAACCATTGATAAAGTAATTGGGAGGTAA
- a CDS encoding YitT family protein, with protein MVKTHKKESTAHLIMRYLMLTIGAGFAAIAIDLFLAPNTIIDGGIIGISLILKYSYGLNFGILVFILNLPFLFAGYKYIGKNFCISSLYSIIMLAIIEFLLEHFEPITTQPLLATVFGGLLLGAGVGIVIRNSGALDGTEILGILLTKRIPFSVGEFVMFINVFIFSWAGFVLGWEQAMFSILTYYIASKAIDSVIQGFDDTKAAMVISDEYEEIAQALSDRLGRGVTKLKGKGGYLDQEKEVLYVVFTRLEVAKFRSIVQEIDPKAFITIMDTQEAHGGKFSKSAIH; from the coding sequence ATGGTAAAAACCCATAAAAAAGAAAGTACTGCACATTTAATTATGCGATACTTGATGCTTACAATCGGTGCTGGCTTTGCAGCAATCGCGATTGATTTATTTTTAGCTCCAAATACGATTATTGATGGAGGTATAATTGGGATTTCATTGATTCTTAAATATAGTTATGGCTTAAACTTCGGAATCCTCGTGTTTATCCTAAACCTTCCCTTTTTATTTGCGGGCTATAAATATATTGGAAAAAACTTTTGCATTTCGTCTCTTTACTCTATTATTATGCTTGCAATCATTGAATTTTTGCTTGAGCATTTTGAGCCAATTACCACACAACCACTACTTGCAACAGTCTTTGGCGGTTTATTGCTTGGAGCAGGAGTAGGGATTGTCATTAGAAATTCAGGTGCCTTAGATGGTACAGAAATTCTAGGAATCCTCCTTACAAAAAGAATCCCTTTTTCCGTTGGAGAATTTGTGATGTTTATTAATGTGTTTATTTTCTCTTGGGCAGGATTTGTATTAGGCTGGGAACAAGCAATGTTCTCTATTCTTACCTATTATATTGCCAGTAAAGCCATTGATTCTGTTATTCAAGGCTTTGACGATACAAAAGCTGCGATGGTTATTTCAGATGAATATGAAGAAATCGCACAAGCACTCTCGGATCGTTTAGGCAGAGGAGTCACAAAGCTTAAAGGAAAGGGCGGCTATTTGGATCAAGAGAAAGAAGTATTATATGTAGTATTTACACGCTTAGAAGTAGCTAAATTCCGCAGCATCGTCCAAGAAATTGACCCGAAAGCATTTATTACAATTATGGATACACAAGAGGCTCATGGAGGAAAATTTTCTAAGTCTGCAATTCATTGA
- a CDS encoding AEC family transporter: MEYLSILLPIFFIFAVGYIGQKKLQIDIKSVSAVSVYLMTPLLSFSVFYETTFTIDYLYMTLYALTLVVGIISIVYIIGYFRGYTVKKTCGMILSSAFMNNGNYGTPLVLFVFGEPGLHYAVILMVIQQLIMVTIGVYYAAKGSVDNGNGKDTLKKVLKVPVMYGAILGAIFHSIQLPIGETMLEAIKLVGNAAIPTVMLVLGIQLANVSVRKIAYRPLSISLFLKLIVSPVIAWLLTFILPVDEMLKQIMILLAGMPAAANTTLYAVQYGTEPDFVSSATLFSTLASLITLPVILSLI; the protein is encoded by the coding sequence TTGGAGTATTTAAGTATTTTATTACCTATTTTCTTTATTTTCGCTGTTGGATATATTGGACAAAAGAAGCTTCAGATAGACATCAAATCTGTTTCCGCAGTTTCGGTTTATTTAATGACACCACTATTGTCATTTAGTGTTTTTTATGAAACAACATTCACCATCGATTACTTGTATATGACTCTTTATGCTTTAACCTTAGTAGTAGGGATTATATCAATTGTTTATATCATTGGCTACTTTAGAGGATATACCGTAAAGAAGACATGTGGAATGATTTTATCCTCTGCCTTTATGAACAATGGCAATTATGGCACACCGCTTGTTTTATTTGTATTTGGTGAGCCGGGCTTACATTATGCAGTTATATTGATGGTTATTCAACAATTAATCATGGTAACGATCGGTGTCTATTATGCAGCGAAAGGTTCTGTTGATAATGGAAACGGAAAAGATACATTAAAGAAAGTGCTAAAGGTACCTGTTATGTATGGTGCGATATTAGGTGCTATATTTCATTCCATTCAACTGCCGATAGGAGAGACGATGTTAGAAGCTATTAAACTAGTTGGAAATGCAGCAATTCCAACTGTTATGTTAGTCTTAGGTATTCAACTAGCTAATGTAAGTGTACGCAAAATTGCTTATCGACCTTTATCCATTTCTTTGTTTCTAAAATTGATTGTTTCGCCAGTTATTGCATGGCTACTGACATTCATTTTGCCAGTGGATGAGATGTTAAAGCAAATAATGATTCTCCTTGCTGGAATGCCAGCAGCAGCAAACACAACACTTTACGCTGTTCAATATGGGACAGAGCCAGACTTTGTTTCCAGTGCAACTTTATTTAGTACATTAGCTAGTTTAATCACTTTACCTGTTATTTTATCTTTAATATAA
- a CDS encoding glutamate-5-semialdehyde dehydrogenase translates to MGEVYQKGKLAKEASYQLLNHTTNEKNDALLLISNQLLEDKDLIIKANKLDLENGREKGLSPSILDRIMLDEKRITDMAIALKELVNLKDPIGVVVEQIEKENGLKIIKKTVPIGVMGMIYEARPNVTIDAASLALKTGNSIVLRGSSSAKQSNMALVNTIHTALEKSALPKDAVQLIEDTSRETAKELFHLKEFLDVLIPRGGKGLIETVVKEATVPVIETGAGNCHLYIDETANMDMAVNISLNGKTQRPSVCNALETILIEENWFKQYGFSLLEALHNKGVEIYGDQTVCAAYKKAKEATEEDWYTEYSALKISIKIVDGVKEAINHINTYGTKHSEAIISENKENAAQFLSGVDAAAVYHNASTRFTDGFEFGYGAEIGISTQKLHARGPMGLNALASVKYFIYGEGQIRN, encoded by the coding sequence ATGGGAGAGGTATATCAAAAAGGTAAACTGGCAAAGGAAGCAAGCTATCAATTATTAAATCATACAACAAATGAGAAAAATGATGCATTGTTACTTATTAGCAATCAATTATTAGAGGATAAGGACTTGATTATCAAAGCAAATAAACTCGACCTTGAAAATGGACGAGAAAAAGGTCTCTCTCCTTCTATTCTAGATCGCATTATGCTTGATGAAAAAAGAATTACGGATATGGCTATAGCCTTAAAAGAGTTAGTCAATCTGAAAGATCCAATTGGTGTTGTAGTCGAACAAATTGAAAAAGAAAATGGACTGAAAATAATCAAGAAAACTGTTCCTATTGGTGTAATGGGGATGATATATGAAGCGAGACCAAATGTAACAATTGATGCTGCAAGTCTTGCCTTGAAAACAGGAAATAGCATTGTCCTAAGAGGAAGTTCTTCCGCGAAGCAATCCAATATGGCACTTGTAAACACCATCCATACCGCTCTCGAAAAATCAGCTTTGCCAAAAGATGCTGTTCAATTAATTGAAGATACGAGCAGGGAAACGGCAAAAGAACTCTTTCATTTAAAAGAGTTTCTAGATGTATTAATTCCTCGTGGTGGAAAAGGGCTGATTGAAACGGTAGTAAAGGAAGCAACTGTACCTGTTATTGAAACAGGAGCTGGGAATTGTCACTTATATATAGATGAAACGGCAAATATGGACATGGCAGTAAATATTAGCTTAAACGGAAAAACACAGCGTCCATCTGTATGTAATGCTTTAGAGACTATTTTAATAGAGGAAAATTGGTTTAAGCAATATGGATTCTCGCTATTAGAAGCATTGCATAATAAAGGGGTCGAAATTTACGGTGATCAAACAGTTTGCGCCGCTTATAAAAAAGCAAAAGAAGCGACAGAGGAAGATTGGTATACTGAATATTCGGCTTTAAAGATTAGCATTAAGATAGTAGATGGAGTGAAAGAAGCAATTAACCATATTAATACATATGGCACAAAGCATTCCGAAGCAATTATATCCGAAAACAAGGAAAATGCAGCGCAATTTTTGTCAGGAGTAGACGCAGCAGCAGTTTACCATAATGCTAGTACTAGATTTACAGATGGATTTGAATTTGGATACGGAGCAGAAATTGGCATTAGCACACAGAAACTCCATGCAAGAGGTCCAATGGGGCTGAATGCACTAGCCTCTGTTAAATACTTCATATATGGTGAAGGGCAAATAAGGAACTAA